From the Onychomys torridus unplaced genomic scaffold, mOncTor1.1, whole genome shotgun sequence genome, the window tatgtgtgcacaaacACCTGTGTACACATCCtctcaaagaccagaagaggacaaatcagatcccctgaaactagagttataggtagttTTGAGCTACCCAATgcgagtgctgggaaccaagctcaggtcctctggaagagaagcaagcattcttaaccactgagtcatctctctggctcccaaaAGATAGTCCTCACGAGTATAATTCGGCACATCTGCTTCTAACACCACACACATTGAGAATTTGTATCCAGGACAGAGGTGAGAATGCATCCTCTTCATTGTCCACCTGAGAAAGCAACAAACGGCTCTGTGACAAAAGCTAGTCTGTTGTCTGCTAAGAGTAGCTTCAGAACAGGACTGCCATCCCGATGAGGCCCACAGGCTCTTATTTATATCCTGACCATTCTTCAGACTGAGCACTGACTCTCTGTCCCTGTCCACTTTTTTCAGAGccccatctctgtttctcttttgagttGATGCCTCCCTGTCAGTCACAAGGACGTGAGACTCCTTCCCTGAGAAGGTCACTTACAGGAAGGCATAGAGGGAGGATGTGCTGATAACCCTCAGAAAGTGGTATGAATGCTGTTTGAGTCCTGTACTCTCAAACTTCAAGGATGTTTGTTAGAAGTAAAAGTATGTGCTGCTATCAAGAGCATCTTTCAAATTTTAAGCAACCAATTTACCAAAAAATATCTGGAACATGATCCTGGGATGGGAAATACTTATTCTCTACCAACACAAAAACCAACTGTCACCTCCCTCAAAGGAGATAAgaatttattctggagccaaatatgagagACTATGGCCTTGAAATATGATCTAGgctaccccaaattccatgtttcaaCTTAGaaacagtttcatgaagtttttataaaACAGAACGAAGAAAGCCGTAAAGTAAGGCACTTTGCAAGGACATTGGTGGAAACATTGAATAGGTAGTTATAGCAAGGTAGAGAGACCTCAGCTATAGACCTCGGGTGCTGGGGgtttattatattaataattgttttatCTGCTAATCACAGGGTGTTAGGTCCGGCACGGAGGTGGCACAGAAGAGGCTATTTAGGAGGCTAAAGAGAGCCTGCAGCAGTCCAACCTCTCTCCACATCACTGCTGTTCTAGTCAGGTTAGCctttgcagacacagcttcttcccAGGAATTCTCAATCCCATCAGAAATGACTTAAACTGTTTAACATGTTCAGAGCGGGTATGCTGGCACATACctctgggagctgaggcaggaggatcccaagttcaaggccagcttgtgctTTGTTACAAGTCcctgtttggaaaaaaacaaacagaaacagcaaCCAAAACAAGTTAAGCCCTGAAGTCTAAGTATGGACTTTGCACCAACTCATTAAATTTACTGATTCTGATAGTTTCTTATTTGTTCTATGGTTTTTATCAAGTTACTATGCCACAGTTATTAATGATGGAAATCTTTGTACTTTAACAGACTGTAGCAGCCAAACATCAGAGTAGAAAATAGCAAAAATATCTCTGGTATCCATAACAGTGGATATCATCACATCATTGAGTCCCTGAACCTTGAATGTACTCTATTAAAATATGAAAGGTTAATTTAGGTTTAAAAAATCAAGTATTCCACTGATTTGCACTAGCAAGTCATCAGTTGGGGACTTGCGGGTGACAGTATGCCTTACAAGAAGGGAAGCAAGGATGCCACTGTCATCTCCCCGGTGACCAGGAAGTCTGTAGAGAGCCTGGTGGGTCTGGGAGAGACTCCCTCGTGCCTCCTGGTCCTGACAGCGTCCTCCCTTGTTCTCAGAGGCTAGTGGAGAGCCGCAGGCAGCAGATCTTGGAGGAGTTTGAAGAGCTCCACAGGCTACTGGATGAGGAACAGCGGATACTCCTCTCACGGCTGGAGGGAGAGGAGCAGGACATTCTACAGAGGCTTCGAGAAAATGCTGCTCACCTCGGGGACAGGCGCCGGGACCTGGCCCACTTAGCTGCTGAGGTGGAGGGCAAGTGCCTACAGTCTGGCTTCGAGATGCTCAAGGTTCGGCTTTGCTCCTGTGTGCTCCCTCGGGTCAGATGCAGTCTAGCTTTGTGCAGACCGTCCTGGCAGTCAGAGGTGTACCCTCTCTTACTCTGCTTCCCTAAGCCCAGATTTCTCTTCCAGATGTGTGCAAAGAATCTTTTTCTAGAATGGAGTACCTCAGATTTCCACCATCCCCTTCAAAAAACTTTTATATCCTTATGTCTTTTCAGAAATTATATGcttggggctagtgagatggctcagtggttaagagcactgcatCCCTTGGagggacccaggtttagttctcAGCCCTGCATGGCAGCAGACAGCACTCTGACTGCATCTCCAGGggttccagtgccctcttctggcctctgtgggcactgcttgcacatggtgcacatacgtacacacgcaagacactcagacacatgagatgattttttttgttttgttttgtttttttgtttttttttttgttttccaagacagggtttctctgtgtagctttgtgcctttcctggaactcacttcttagcccaggctggcctcaaactcacagagatctgcctggctctgcttcccaagtgctgggattaaaggtgtgcaccaccatcgcccggcttgaTAAAATTTTAAGTGTATGTAGTTTGTACCCCCCAAAAAGATAATCTTTTTCAGAAGACAGAAGTCCATTCTACTTAGTGATAAACTATAAATTCATATTCTTATAAATGCAGTTACCCTTACTTTCCAGTCCTAGAACTTAACTTACCTAGTGCTCAAGCAGGGGGATGAAGCATAATTTAAACGATACTCACAGTATGTGTAAGTAGTAAAGAGTACATTGCTACCTCTACAACGTCGGATGCCGTCTATCTTAGGCAGATGCATGGTGATGACAAGGCTATAGGAAGCATATTATCTCGAATTAAGATTACTGACATTTGAGTCAGTATCACTGCACACTTATGTGTACATTTTATGTCACTTGGTATTTATCCCTTTGtcttgcatttgtgtgtgctctGCTAACTGCATTAAACTTGAAATTCTGCAGGGTGAGATTCGTTGTGTGTGTCATCTGAATCCCAAACAGTCTCAAATCAGGATTgatataaatttgtttttaattgtctgTACTGATCCTCAGTGATGCTGAGGTGTGTGGTTGGAATTTGGGGGACAAAGAGCAGGCACAACTTCTGTGCCTTGCAGGGAGCCTCCAGTGTCTTTGGGGAAGAAAGACAAATGTACAGGAAACCATTTGGAAAAGATATTATCAAGATTTGTTATGACCAACAGTTGAAATTGAGCATTCCCTGAGAGACACGGACTTAGGTCCACTTAGGTCCATCTGAAGCACATCCCTTGCACTGGGACCCTCAGTTTGCCCGGTGCCTAGCTTGATCTAGAACTTTGGGGAGGTAGGAGAACCTTCATGACCCATGAATTCTAGGACCaatcttactttcttttctcttttcctctaggATGTGAAAAGTACCCTGGAAAAGTAAgtgactctgtctctctgagtTAGGTCTTGGCTTAGAGGCTACAGTTTAGTAATGACTTGGAAGAAGTAAGAAAGGGAAAGTCATGCAGTGTCTGAGTGAGATATGGAGATGGATGAGCCATTAGGAGTGATATCAGGTCGTGTTTGGTCAGAGCAGTGATAATGGGGAGCCAGATTCTGCTTGTGCCTATGGGTAGAGCTGTGTTCAAACAAGAGGGCAGAAGGGTTGGGAGCACAGGAATCCAGTAGTGGAGGGGTGATTGTCCATTTGCATGAAATGTAAGAATATTCCAAGAAGTCCTGAGGCTCACTCTCAAGATACAGACCTGTCAAGGGGACCACTAGATGACACCACTTACATATTCAGTTGGCTGGAGCTCCCCCtgaccctcttctggctttctttaTCTCCCATCCCTCCTAGATGTGAGAAGGTGAAGACCATGGAGGTGACTTCAGTATCTATAGAGCTGGAAAAGAACTTCAGCAATTTTCCCCGGCAGTACTTTGCCCTCAGGAAAATCCTTAAACAGCTAATTGGTGAGTTGTTCCCAAAAGGAAACTGGCATAGGGCATGCAAAGGAGTGGAAGGTTAAGATCCTTCCAGTGGGCTCCATTTTTCTCATGCCCACCCTAACTGCCCCATCACCAGCTTTCAGTCTCACCTTAAATCATAGAGTTCAGAGAAGAAGCCTTAGGTGTCATCTGCTCTAAATAGGGACGTAGAAATGTTAAAGGATTCCTGGCTCACGCCATCTTAGCCAGGAAAGTGAAAGGGAACATGATTAATGTTTATGAGGGAAAGCAGTCACAAAGCAGGACTGTTACAGGATTCAAGTCCGTGCTTACCCTACAGCTCACTTGATCTGGATCCTTCTTTCTGGCCCTCCAGCAGACAGtgcctttcatttttccataCAGCAAAAGCAAGCATGACTTGAGAAGGTTAACCAGCCCACAGTGTTCTGGGGACCTTTCAGGGGCCAGGCTTTGCACAGGCAGGCTAGGAAAGTGAGGCAGGGATCTTTAGCCATTCCCATCCTCATCTAGCTCCCCACTCTGGCTTCTCCCGCCAGCGGATGTGACTCTGGACCCTGAGACGGCTCATCCTAACCTCGTCCTGTCAGAGGATCGGAAGAGTGTCAAGTTTGTGGAGACAAGACTCCGAGACCTCCCTGACACACCACAGCGTTTCACTTTCTACCCTTGTGTCTTGGCTACTGAAGGCTTCACCTCAGGTCGACActactgggaggtggaggtgggcgACAAGACCCACTGGGCAGTGGGAGTGTGCCGGGACTCTGTGAGCAGAAAGGGCGAGCTGACTCCACTCCCTGAGACTGGCTACTGGCGTGTGCGGCTGTGGAACGGGGACAAATATGCAGCCACCACCACACCTTTTACCCCTTTGCACATGAAGGTGAAACCTAAGCGGGTGGGCATATTCCTAGACTACGAGGCTGGCACACTGTCTTTTTACAACGTCACAGACCGCTCACACATCTACACCTTCACTGATACTTTTACTGAAAAACTTTGGCCGCTCTTCTACCCCGGGATCCGGGCTGGTCGGAAGAATGCTGCACCACTTACCATCAGGCCCCCAACAGATTGGGAGTGACAAGACATGGAGATGAATTGGGGTGAGGCAGGGTCAAGAGTGATGGGCCTTCCTTactgtgacctgctggagtgtcTTGGTGTCTGCGTGGTTCCAGTCCTGAGCCATCTCGAGAAGCCACCTGGTCTCTGGGATGGTTTGTGTGGAGGAGTAAAGACAGGACTGGGCTGTGTGACCGAGCACAGATGAGTGCCCTGCTCACTGTAGTAGGAGAGCAGGCTCCCAGGGGATTGTAGTCTCTGGTGGCCAGCAGGCGTCCTATTGCACAAGGACAGGCTGGGAAAGAAAAGGCTTTTCTAAGAACAAAGTCTATATGGAAGGGTCTTAGCTTTGCTTAAAATGCAGGAAATAGAAGCCTTTAAGAGGCTTCTATGGCTCAGAATAGCCTTGTTCCCTGGGGGGCGCGTGGGGACCTGGGGACGCACCTCTGCATTGGAAAGATGAGTAGCAGTTGCTGTCTGTCAGGAGTCTGGAAGTTGAGAGGCTTTTTTGAGGGCAGAGGTTGGACGTTAAAGTTAGGAGGAGGATCAGGGGCGAGGCTAAAGGAATGTTACTAGAAACGAATGAAGAAGAGGgggatttctttctttggttttctctttttaggGTAATGTTACCATTACCCATAAGATTAGCCAGCGGTTGGAATTTGGGGAAAAGGAACGGGTAGGCAGAAAGGAGAACCCAGGTCTCAAAGACGGTTGTTCCTGTTCCCTGCAGTTGGTCGTCTCCAAGAAGTAGGCTCACCTTTCTCCCCTCTGGAGGTGAGATGGAAACAATCCTGCAAGACACACATCTGCCCTTCCACTGTCTTCCCGAGGGAACTGGGAGAGGAGTCGGATAGTAGAGAAAAGATAATGGTGTGTCCAAAGCCCTGGCCTTAAAGAATGCTAAAAAGTAGTTATTCCCAAGTTGTCTGCCTTGTCCTCTGGCTCAGGTGTCCAAGCCAGAAAGGAAGGGAGGTAACAGAGTCTTTCTCACCCAGTGAGAACAGGGTAGAAGAGGGTGGTTTGTGTAGCAAAGGGCCAGATAGACAGCTTAGCTTCTATTAACATCCTTCACCCTTGGACATCCCCCTTAAAGGTTCAGagaatgtaaattattttaagttaGGCCAAAATAAACAACCCATAGGGTACATAAATTGTCACAAAAGGTAATGTGATGCATGCCAAACCAAACAACCTGGATTATCTGCTGTGTGGGTAATCTTCGTCCAAGACTGAGACGAGACGCTGCATTGAGGGCATTTCAGTTCCTCCTACCACCTCAACAGGACGCTGTCCACTCTCCTCGTACCTTTGTGCCTTGACTGTGGTTCTTTGTGGCAAGATAATTTGGTTGATCAAAATATGGAACAAAGGATCCACTGATGTGATCTCTGAGTTGTGTGGTAATTTGGCAGTAGCCTTACGTGAAAATCACTGGGTATGAAAAATATATGTCCTTAATGGCGGTTTGGGTGGGCCTAGGAATCTACATTTTAACACACTCCTCTCTTTTGACCCTGAAGGCCCTTACAAAACACCATCCAGGGTAAGTTTCAGCTAATCACCTTAGTCTGAGCTGGAAGCCTGGTATTCCACCCATCCTGGCAGAAGCCCGGAGACAGgaagagatctctgcctcccctgacTTGTACTGATGTCCCCAACTCTGGACTGAGCTCGAATCCCTCTGCTTCTGACTTTGGATGCTTTAGCCATTTAGTGGGTGTGGTTACTAATGGTTAGCAGGGAGACAGGCTATACTATTGACAGGTCTCTGTGCCGTAGAAATGCTCATGTGGCCAGCACTGTAAAAGCAAGTGTCTTTGTTAGGAAGTGGGAGAAAGCTAGGAGCTCTTTCTGGAGGATGTTTTGTCCTGTTTCCTTATTTCCTCCCTCATGATGCGATCTTTCCCACTTTCAGCCTCACGGGCAccaatagttttttttattttgagtcagggtctggCAATGTGGACCATTCTAACCTGTATGTAATTCATGGCAGTTctacctcaacctcctgagtgctgggataacaggaatATAACGCGAAGCTAGACATTGCCTGTTGTATTGTGTTAACGTCGGTCCATACATGTTCCAGACATCTGTCTCCACTAGCCGCGCTGGGACCTACCTAATAAATATATGAGGAATACCACCAAACTACAGGGCAAGTGGGTTGCTCGGTGTCTGACAAGGGTGTCTGTGAGCCGCGGGCTCGACACTACAGTTCCCAACAGGCTTTGCGTGTGTCTGGGGCGGGACATCCGCGAAGAGGGGCAGACACTCATGGCGGGCCCGGTGAAGGACCGAGAGGCCTTCCAGAGACTCAGCTTCCTATACCAGGTGAGACAGCCGTCCGGGTGGGCGGCAGTCCGGTGCTGCCGCCTCGGAATGACCCGGGTGGCCGTCCCTGTCCCCAGGCAGCGCACTGCGTCCTCTCGCAGAACCCGGAGAACCAGGCGCTGGCGAGGTTTTACTGCCACACGGAGAAGACGATCGCGAAGCGGCTGGTCCTGCGGCAGTAAGGCACGGGCTGGCGGGAGGAAGCAGGGGCGCGGGCGGGTGCCGACTGCCTCTCCTCCTCACCCAGGGACCCCTCGGTGAAGAGGACGCTCTGCCGCGGCTGCTCCTCTCTCCTCATCCCGGGTCTCACCTGCATCCAGCGCCAGAGACGTGAGTGCTGCCTGGGGGGCACCGTGGTGGGCAGGGCGACTTCCAGCAACTCCCTCCTGGATGGGGAGGCTTTCTGCAGCTGATTTGTCCCCAAAACCAGGGTGGACTACATGACACTCTGTagtttaaattacatatataatactCATTAAGTACTACTGGCTGAGTGAATCGTGGTggttcactcctttaatcccagcacttggaaggtggaagcaggtgatctccatgagttcaaggccatcctgatctacataattcagaccagccagggctgcatagtgagaccctgtcacaaacaaaaaacacataacctctctctttggttttgggttgttgtgtttttgtttttgtttttttggtttttttttttttttagatgtatttattatgtatacaatattctgcctgggtgtacacctgcaggccagaagagggtaccagatctcattacagatggttgtgagccaccatgtggttgctgggaattgaactcaggacctctggaagaatagccagtgctcttaacctctgagccatctctccagcccctggttttgATATTTTTGACACAAGTGTCAACTGTAGCGAAAATTGACGTCCAACTCTCtgaaatctcctgcctcagcatccctaATGTTAAAGATTACAAGTGTGAGACAACACACCCAGCTACTGGAGTAGTATTTTTAAGTGCTTTGATTGGAAGAGAGTAGAGTGCTGAGTTACTTCTACCAGTGGTGAGGAAGTGGGTATGTCATGGTAGACAGAGTCAGACAGAAATGCTAGACATTGGTTAGGATTCCCACACAATAAAACTTGCTGTCaaggggctgagaagatggttcagtgggtaaggtgtGTGAtatgcaaatatgaggacctgactttagatctccagcacccatgtaaaagcacCCTTGGAGGCCAGTGAAGACATACAGATTCTGGGGCgcctctggccagccagtctatctGAAAAcatctagctccaggttcagtgagagaccctgtcccacaaTGATATGGTGGAATGTAGTAAAGGAAGACACCCAAACTAGGTTTCTGTCCACACGTACACCAGGTGAGTGCtcttctgtgcacacacacatatgcgttCTCATGCATGTGATgctaacacata encodes:
- the LOC118575985 gene encoding E3 ubiquitin-protein ligase TRIM39 isoform X1; its protein translation is MAETSLLEAGASAASTAAALENLQVEASCSVCLEYLKEPVIIECGHNFCKACITRWWEDLERDFPCPVCRKTSRYRSLRPNRQLGSMVEIAKQLQTVKRKIRDESLCSQHHEALSLFCYEDQEAVCLICAISHTHRAHTVVPLDDATQEYKEKLQKCLDPLEQKLQEISCCKASEEKKPGELKRLVESRRQQILEEFEELHRLLDEEQRILLSRLEGEEQDILQRLRENAAHLGDRRRDLAHLAAEVEGKCLQSGFEMLKDVKSTLEKCEKVKTMEVTSVSIELEKNFSNFPRQYFALRKILKQLIADVTLDPETAHPNLVLSEDRKSVKFVETRLRDLPDTPQRFTFYPCVLATEGFTSGRHYWEVEVGDKTHWAVGVCRDSVSRKGELTPLPETGYWRVRLWNGDKYAATTTPFTPLHMKVKPKRVGIFLDYEAGTLSFYNVTDRSHIYTFTDTFTEKLWPLFYPGIRAGRKNAAPLTIRPPTDWE